Genomic segment of Rutidosis leptorrhynchoides isolate AG116_Rl617_1_P2 unplaced genomic scaffold, CSIRO_AGI_Rlap_v1 contig585, whole genome shotgun sequence:
TCTCATGATAGATGCATTGAAATTTACTCTTCAACGACGACACTAATCTCACCCTTATCCAGCAAGTCATAAAACTGCCTCACTTTCCTTTGCTCGTTCCAGTGATGCATCTTCCAAAACATACCAGCTGTCAATCCCAGAGCACTTGCAATTATTATTTCTTTCACGACACTTGGTCCTTTCAATGTTGTGTGAGCAATCTTTGGTCCAGACATCTTTCTTCTTCTCTAATTGAAGCTGGAGACATATACAACCACAAGAGTAAATCAAAATATCCTTGTTCAGAACCCCAGTCATCGAAAAGGAATATCGAAATTAAACAAAACTTACAACAAGTACACAAGGCAATGGTACAAAAGAAAATGTACAGATATGAGATGATAGCTATTGAACAAGCTGATTTAATACAACTGATAATATTACCTACATAATAAACAGAAATCTAGATCCATACCAGCAAGGAATTATAGACACTTGAAGAAAATACGAACAGCAATATTCAGATGGTCAACACAAAATGAACATGACGGTGTCATCGCAACAAACAGGAGTAAAATATGCATGGAATCGTGAAAATAAATCGATCAGCCATAGAACGGGGACGCGTAATTGAAAACATAAAAGAGAAATCGATCGGAAAAATGAAGCTAGGGTTTACCTGAGGAAGCCTACGAGCAGAAATTGGGGGTGCGAGTAAAATGAATGAATCTTTTCTGACTGGATTGAGATGATTGCCCGAAATCTCAGTTTTGCCCTTAAAAATTGAGGATAGAAATGTCCGGCCATTTTTTATAAGAGTTTATACCACAAAGAGCCCAAACGCAGCCCAAAGGCTAAAATAGTGAACACTCGAGTCGAGCACGGTCCAGCCTTGACAAAAAAATTGATCCGGTCTGATTAGGAATGCATGGTGCCGTAGTCGACTAAGTGTATGAAAATATGAATCTACAGTGTATATATGACTACTTGATCACTAGCTAGCAGATACTCTGAAAAGTATTTGAACTGATTAATGCTTCTCTTAACTCTTAACCACAGGCCAAGCGTCGCTCACGATATGATTAAAGAAAGAAACTTTGCTGTTTCCTTAATAGCAACACTTTTGCTGTTCCTATCCAATAAATATGGACATGTGAAAaagattaaatattaatataatattatatttgtttgtatgtattttttattttttattttttattttttatttttcgattttcgagatttatttttatattttataataaaatgataaatttcgaggataaaatattaaaattatatatcgTAAAATTTAAATACGGATCCTAAAAATAAACACCAAACAAATGAATCTTTAATTAAAAAAACCacaaatttttcttttttttttttatctgtcAACTTTTAATTGGTTTTGCTCCTACTAAAAATAGGAGCAGCTAATTATTCTTTCATGATCTAATATATTCACTTATGAATTGAGTCAAATCAGTAATGCAGTCATAAATAAAAGTCAAAGTTAAATAGCTATATTAACGAACGAATTAAGAAAGAACTCCAATTAAAAGGCTTAAATGAATAAGAAAATAACTAATCAACGAAAAGTTGCAGAATATCTTTTGAGAGTTAGTATAAAATAAGAGAAACTATTAGATATAGATTTAAATATTAAACTAAGTCGTTATATTAATCGTTATATTAAGTCTATGCGAtaattattatctttaaaataattgtGGTATATATAGAAATCATTATTTATAAGGGAATAAGACTTCTGACGTTCAAGCACATCGAGTGTAAAAATTGTACTGTAATTGGATATCCTAAATTAAAGTCATAATCTTTAGAACTTCAATTTACCTTGTTCGTGGCACAGTCGAACTAAAATTCAAGTCCAAATGATCATAAATGAGAGTACGGAATGAATTGATCTTCAATATATATATGATGGGTTAGTACCATAAGATGATATTTATCTTACTTATTAATCTctaaataataatatctataaattaataatgtcaggATTTGAAgttattaatttatcgataaattaataattattaatttaaagagtttttaatCGATTCAACGTAATTCATATTTCAGTATAAATTAAGTAATTATATTGTACATACCAAATAAAAAGTAGTCTATGCCTCTTAGAATTACGTTACAGCAAATCTTGGGACTCAATAGTTGTACTGTGTTCTTACTTGGTAGCAATGGCTCCAAATAAACTTGAACTTTATAAGAAAACAAACAATTATTGAATCATACTTTAAtagaatataattttttttttcaatttctaTGAATTATTAATTTATGATTTTCTTGGGACAAAAAATTATATAAGAATCTTCcgaaaaattattatcttattattttatcgaattTTTCAATTTTTAATATTAGTTCAAATAGAAACCGAAcaaatttattattttaaaaaatttattaatttattgaatattaatttaaaaaatttcTACTGTAATACTTATATTTTCTCCTCCAACTTTGTTTTCTCTACTGACTCTACCCCTTATAACATGACGGATTCAATAAATCTTCGTTAGTCAACATGCATGCCACATAATGtgtcttaaaaaaaaaataataaaaacacaaTTTATGTAAATGGTTTTACACTATATCTTGGTAGTTTGTACGTGTAGCGGTCTGGGTATACCGGGCGATCAACAAGACCCAACTGTCTAAACGCACACCAAACGTACTTCTTTCATcccaaattaaatattaatttagaaAATTTcacataattaaaaaaatatatttttaaactcattttttaatataattataattatgtagaCCAAAAAACTTTCATAAAAAACATGTGAATGAATGGTGAAATTAGTGAGTGTTAGGAATCTAGAATTAGAATTCCTAATTTATTACAAATtgataatattacataaaatattattgGTATTTTTTTGTCAACTAAGAATAGATAAGGTATTCCTAAGTCAAGTAGGAAATAGATTTATATATTTCATAGATTAACTGGGAATAAGTTGAGTTTATATTAGTATAAATAG
This window contains:
- the LOC139884663 gene encoding cytochrome c oxidase subunit 5C-like is translated as MSGPKIAHTTLKGPSVVKEIIIASALGLTAGMFWKMHHWNEQRKVRQFYDLLDKGEISVVVEE